A section of the Oryza sativa Japonica Group chromosome 1, ASM3414082v1 genome encodes:
- the LOC4324171 gene encoding uncharacterized protein, whose translation MLRLRAFRPTSDKVVKIQLHPTHPWLVTADANDRVSVWDWEHRQVIYELKAGGVDERRLVGVKLEKLAEGDTDSKGKPTEAIRGGSVKQVSFYDDDVRFWQHWRNCSAAAEAPTAVNQQSSAFSAPAPSTRGRHFVVICCENKVIFLDLVTMRGRDVPKQELDNKSLLCMEFLSRSSSSDAPLVAFGSSDGVIRVLSMLTWKLVRRYTGGHKGAISCLMTFMSAAGEVHLVSGGSDGLLILWSADHIHDSRELVPKISLKAHDGGVVAVELSRVMGSAPQLITIGADKTLAIWDTVTFKEIRRIKPVPKLACHSVASWCHPRAPNLDILTCVKDSHIWAIEHPTYSALTRPLCELSSLVPPQVLTQHKKLRVYCMVAHPLQPHLVATGTNIGIILSEFDPRALPAVAPLPTPAESKEHSAVYIVERELKLLNFQLSNTANPSLGNAGVTSETGRSRNDPLEQLVVKQTKKHISTPAPHDSYSILSVSSSGKYVAVIWPDIPSFAVYKASDWSVVDSGTGKLFAWDTCRDRYALVESALPPRMPLIVKGGSSKKAKEAAAVAAQAAAAAASAASAATVQVRILLDDGTAHVLQRSIDGRSEPVIGLHGGALLGVTYRTSRRISPVTATAISTVQSMPLSGFGGSGSSFASDDPFSSKEGPPQNFQLYSWETYQPVSGLLAQPEWTVWDQTVEYCAFAYQQYIVISSLRPQFRYLGDVSIPFATGAVWHRRQLFVATPTTIECVFVDAGVAAIDIETKKRKEEMKAREAQSRAAAEHGDLALITVEGPKTTTSEKIALRPPMLQVVRLASFQYAPSIPPFIVPKQSKLDGEDSVFQKELDDRRYAEVAVAGGGVSVAVTRFPPEQKRPIGPLVVVGVRDGVLWLVDRYMCAHALSLSHPGIRCRCLAAYGDPVSAVKWATRLGREHHDDLAQFMLGMGYATEALHLPGISKRLEFDLAMQSNDLKRALACLLTMSNSRDVGQETTATDVTQILNLAVAKQAKQESLADAVQGIVKFVKEFFDLIDAADATGQADIAREVLKRLAAAASVKGALHGQMLRGLALRLANHGELTRLSGLVTNLIIAGHGREAAFAAAVLGDNALMEKAWQDTGMLAEAVLHSQAHGRPSLRNLVIAWNKMLQKELDHTPTVKTDAAAAFLASLEDPKLTSLGETEKKPPIEILPPGMPPLSAPPIVIKKSGAKPGLPNAAQAPTAAIGAPMAQDTPMVQGTPMVQGTPMAEGTTGAQAAPTAQGAPAQTQNPEEAKPSESTAAPDNAEKTATPDNAERMAAPGNVEATTEPAAAPGNVEGTAAAATDATSNADATSGAPAPAADSNGADPPAVTPGQVTNGAPSTETPETADKPSSTEPSPAPPIPNVPAV comes from the exons ATGCTCCGCCTCAGGGCGTTCCGGCCGACGAGCGACAAGGTGGTGAAGATCCAGCTCCACCCCACGCACCCCTGGCTCGTCACCGCCGACGCCAACGACCGCGTCTCCGTCTGGGACTGGGAGCACCGCCAG GTGATCTACGAGCTGAAGGCGGGTGGCGTGGACGAGCGGCGGTTGGTTGGAGTTAAGCTTGAGAAGCTCGCCGAGGGAGACACTG ATTCAAAAGGAAAGCCCACTGAAGCCATCCGAGGTGGAAG TGTAAAGCAGGTTAGCTTTTATGATGATGATGTTCGCTTTTGGCAACATTGGCGCAattgctctgctgctgctgaggcTCCAACTGCGGTCAATCAACAATCGTCCGCTTTCAGTGCACCTGCACCATCTACAAGAGGAAGACattttgttgtgatttgttGTGAGAACAAAGTAATATTTTTAGATTTGGTGACTATGCGTGGCCGTGATGTTCCTAAGCAAGAGCTTGACAACAAGTCGCTTCTATG TATGGAATTCCTCTCCAGGTCATCTTCTAGTGACGCTCCTCTGGTTGCATTTGGATCTTCTGATGGAGTGATAAGAGTTCTTTCAATGCTGACATGGAAG CTTGTGCGAAGGTATACAGGTGGACACAAAGGAGCAATATCTTGCTTAATGACATTCATGTCTGCAGCAGGCGAG GTACATCTAGTTTCTGGTGGTAGTGATGGTCTACTTATATTATGGAGCGCTGACCATATCCATGACTCTCGTGAACTTGTCCCTAAGATTAGTTTGAAG GCTCATGATGGAGGTGTAGTTGCAGTTGAACTTTCACGGGTAATGGGAAGTGCTCCACAACTCATTACAATAGGGGCTGACAAAACTTTAGCCATATGGGATACTGTTACATTTAAG GAAATAAGACGCATTAAACCAGTACCTAAACTTGCTTGCCATAGTGTTGCATCGTGGTGTCATCCTCGTGCACCAAACCTTGATATTCTGACTTGTGTCAAGGACTCCCATATATG GGCCATAGAACATCCAACCTATTCTGCTTTAACAAGACCACTCTGTGAACTGTCCTCTCTTGTTCCTCCACAAGTCCTTACACAACATAAGAAATTGAGG GTTTACTGCATGGTGGCACACCCCTTACAACCACATCTTGTTGCTACTGGAACTAATATTGGTATTATTTTAAGCGAGTTCGATCCAAGAGCACTTCCAGCTGTTGCTCCTCTACCAACACCAGCAGAAAGCAAGGAACACTCTGCTGTTTACATTGTTGAAAGAGAACTTAAGCTGCTGAATTTCCAATTGTCAAACACAGCAAATCCCTCCCTTGGAAATGCTGGTGTCACATCTGAAACGGGAAGGTCAAGGAATGACCCTTTAGAACAGCTGGTAGTAAAGCAGACCAAGAAGCATATCAGCACGCCAGCTCCTCATGATTCATATTCGATTCTTTCAGTTAGCAGCTCTGGAAA GTATGTTGCAGTTATATGGCCAGACATCCCTTCATTTGCTGTATACAAAGCAAGTGATTGGTCAGTCGTTGATTCTGGTACAGGGAAACTCTTTGCTTGGGACACCTGTCGTGACAGATATGCTTTGGTAGAGAGTGCCTTGCCTCCAAGGATGCCACTTATTGTGAAGGGCGGTTCTTCTAAAAAAGCAAAGGAGGCAGCTGCCGTTGCAGCtcaagctgcagctgcagcagctagtGCTGCTTCTGCAGCCACAGTACAAGTGCGCATCTTATTAGATGATGGAACAGCACATGTTTTGCAGCGATCCATTGATGGCCGCAGTGAACCG GTAATTGGATTGCATGGTGGTGCTTTGCTTGGTGTCACATACCGTACATCTCGTAGAATCAGTCCTGTGACAGCAACAGCTATATCAACTGTTCAATCTATGCCCTTATCAGGTTTTGGAGGAAGTGGATCATCATTTGCTTCAGATGATCCATTTTCCTCCAAAGAAGGGCCTCCTCAAAATTTCCAGTTATACAG CTGGGAGACCTACCAACCTGTTAGCGGCCTACTTGCACAGCCTGAGTGGACCGTGTGGGACCAAACCGTTGAGTATTGTGCATTCGCTTATCAGCAGTATATTGTAATTTCTTCCTTGCGGCCCCAATTTAGATATCTTGGAGATGTTTCGATTCCCTTCGCTACAGGTGCCGTTTGGCATCGTAGGCAGTTGTTTGTGGCTACGCCCACCACCATCGA GTGTGTCTTTGTTGATGCGGGTGTGGCTGCCATTGACATTGAAACAAAAAAGAGGAAAGAAGAAATGAAAGCAAGAGAAGCTCAGAGTCGGGCGGCTGCAGAGCATGGAGATTTGGCTCTTATTACAGTTGAAGGCCCCAAGACTACCACTTCTGAGAAAATAGCTTTAAGACCTCCAATGTTGCAG GTTGTTCGGTTAGCCTCCTTTCAGTATGCTCCATCTATACCCCCATTTATAGTGCCAAAGCAATCAAAGTTAGATGGAGAAGATTCAGTGTTTCAGAAAGAATTGGATGATAGAAGATATGCTGAAGTTGCTGTTGCTGGAGGAGGGGTATCTGTTGCAGTAACCCGCTTCCCTCCTGAGCAGAAAAGACCTATTGGACCCCTTGTTGTGGTTGGTGTCAGAGATGGAGTTCTATGGCTCGTTGACAG GTATATGTGTGCACATGCCTTATCTCTAAGCCATCCTGGTATCAGATGTCGGTGCCTTGCAGCATATGGAGATCCAGTTAGTGCCGTGAAATG GGCCACTAGACTTGGTCGGGAGCATCATGATGACCTGGCTCAGTTTATGCTGGGAATGGGCTATGCTACTGAAGCACTTCATTTACCTGGAATATCAAAGAG GTTAGAGTTTGATCTCGCAATGCAAAGTAATGACTTGAAAAGAGCACTTGCATGCTTGTTGACAATGAGCAACAGCCGAGATGTGGGACAAGAAACTACTGCTACTGATGTTACACAGATTCTTAATTTAGCAGTAGCTAAGCAAGCTAAGCAAGAAAGTCTGGCAGATGCCGTGCAAGGGATAGTGAAGTTTGTCAAGGAATTTTTTGACCTTATCGATGCTGCAGATGCCACTGGACAGGCTGACATTGCTCGTGAAGTTCTAAAGAGATTGGCTGCTGCAGCTTCTGTAAAGGGTGCTCTGCATGGGCAAATGCTACGAGGTCTGGCACTCCGTCTTGCGAACCATGGAGAGCTTACCAGGCTGTCG GGTTTGGTAACTAATTTGATCATAGCTGGCCATGGGCGCGAAGCAGCATTTGCAGCTGCAGTTCTTGGAGATAACGCCCTCATGGAAAAAGCATGGCAAGACACAGGAATGTTGGCCGAGGCTGTTTTGCATTCTCAA GCCCATGGTCGTCCATCATTAAGGAACTTAGTCATAGCATGGAACAAGATGCTACAGAAGGAGCTGGATCACACACCCACTGTAAAAACTGATGCTGCCGCAGCGTTTTTGGCCTCTCTTGAGGATCCGAAGCTTACCAGTTTGGGAGAAACAGAGAAAAAGCCACCCATTGAAATACTTCCTCCTGGGATGCCGCCTCTGTCTGCACCTCCCATTGTAATTAAGAAGTCTGGTGCGAAACCTGGCCTGCCAAATGCAGCGCAGGCCCCGACCGCAGCTATTGGTGCTCCCATGGCTCAAGACACTCCTATGGTTCAAGGCACCCCAATGGTGCAGGGCACTCCCATGGCTGAAGGCACTACTGGAGCTCAGGCAGCTCCTACTGCTCAAGGTGCTCCAGCTCAAACACAGAACCCGGAAGAAGCAAAACCATCAGAGAGTACAGCAGCTCCTGACAATGCAGAGAAAACAGCAACGCCTGACAATGCCGAACGGATGGCAGCCCCTGGCAACGTGGAAGCTACTACAGAACCAGCAGCAGCCCCTGGTAATGTGGAAGGTAcagcagcggcggcaacggACGCAACAAGTAATGCTGATGCTACTTCTGGTGCTCCAGCTCCGGCAGCTGATTCTAATGGCGCCGATCCACCTGCTGTTACTCCTGGTCAAGTTACAAATGGTGCACCTTCTACCGAGACACCGGAGACAGCAGATAAGCCATCTTCAACTGAGCCATCACCAGCACCACCTATACCAAATGTGCCTGCTGTATAA